The nucleotide window TGCACACTTTCCTAATTCAAATTGAGACACATCAATTATTCTTGTCATTGAACTTCTTACCCAGTGAAAGACAGGAATGTCTGCAAACATTTTGAAGTAATTTAGGTATCTGTTCATTCTCATGCCTTTTGCGCAAGGTACgcaataatttctgaaaatttcagaAAGATGATCCACAAAGATGTATTTAACTGTACAGAGATCTTCCTATCTCCATGCTGAATCACATTAATTAATAAATCACTATCCTACTTATTCACTGGATCTTTGCAGCACTGAAATGAAGATGTGTTAAAGGAAGATTAAGGGCAGAACAGCATAGCACTGACTCCAAGATTTTACAGTCAAGTGTCACACTGACAAAAAATGTTGAGGgaaaacaaatgtgtttttatCATGTCATAACAGAaccttgaaaaaaatttttaactattgccccaggaaaaaaaaaaaaaaagctgggttTGTTCATATAAGTGGACAATCTATTTCCTGGAACTGAAAAAGAACTGTTGGTTTCAGAGAAGGCAAAACCATTATTTTGGATAGAAAACTATATCCTATATATGAACTTACCCAATCACAAATGTTTTCAATGTatgaaaatgtgtttattttaaaattaaaacagtaaGATTTGTTGCCTTTTTAGCTTATATGTTCTTAGAATAAACCATTCTGTACTAAAAAAACGGCAGTATTTGTATGCTACAACTGCTcggtttttgttcttttcacaAGCCCACCCAAAGCTGTGCACACCAGTGCAGGTAACATCACCCAGATATTTATATTGTGACAATTTCAGTTCTTTAATGTTAGCTGTTTTGATGAAAAcagtttattaataaaatattaattactaattattattttaataaaatatttattaaataaaaagtttattttatttaaagaccTGAAAATAGATGAGGAATTCTAGTTGCCAGTCATGTCCAGAAGAAATTGGTAGTCAGAAAACAGGACATCTGCACTGAAGTTAAAATGGTTGTACACCAGAACACTGTAGTCTTTGCAGGGaagatttaatttgaaatataatGGAAACCTTTTACCATAAATGTGGAAACTGAAGCGTTGCCAGGTTAACAGAATACCTCAGCTAATGAAGGCAAAATGCTTTTATTACAGCCTTCATTAATACCAAGAAATCATTCCAAATAATGCTTTAATCAGTGTAGACTTGCACGTACTGTCAGACTGGGTGGAGAGGTTGGTATGCTGGAGGACAGGCTGGAGAAGTGGCCCAACAAGACCTTGCCAAGCTGGGCAGGTGTGAGAGGCTGGCTGGCAAACTTTGCAGGAAAGGCATCTGGAGGAAAGGTTGACTAAGTGAGCAGGACGCCCAGGCAGCAAGGGCTGCAGCAACACACTGGTCACAATGAGCACAAAGTGGGGCCAGCAAGTAATTCCCCCTCCATTCACCTCGCCGGGAGGTAACACCCACAATATTCTGTCAGTTTAGGGGCTGCCCAGTTTAAGAGATGCAGTGGTGTGAGGGAAGTAAAATAGAGCCACCAGGATAGAGTATAGCAGATACACGGCTTGAGAGAAATCTGTTAGTCCAGCCTTAAGAAAGGACCATGGCTTCTTGCTGTCAACCAGGACACCATGGCAGAACACAGGGAACAGACTTGTTGAAGGTGGTGTACACCAGGCTTACTCAACACaagctgaaacacagaaaattccAGCTAGGTGCAAGGAACACCTTTTTCAATTATGAAGGTGCTCAACCAACAGAACAGGCCTTCCAGAAAGGCTGAAGAATCTCCATCTTTAGAGAACAAGGAATCATCAAAGTTGGAAGACATCTTGAAGATCTTCTAGTCCAAGATGCTCAACACTGGACACAATTCTAGGCAACCTGACCATGTGAAACCTATTATGACTAGGAGGCTGACATTCCTTTCCAACATATATTATTCCAAAATCAAGAACCACTCTAAACCAGATTAACTTCAGCAGAAATTGAGACccttttgttttactttcttcaCACTTTCTAAATCCTCTACAACACATTTGGTAGTAGAACTAAATTCTTTGTCTTGTAACAAATTTGATTTCTCCTTTCTGGAGAAAGGAGCTAGCCtggtttggttttaattaatCTTGTAAACATGCATGTatcagtttaaaaaacaaacaagtcCCCACACAATATCAACTCCATTGCCATAAAAGTTGTCAGAAATGCAAATGGAAATTTCAAAAGCTATGCCACAGTGGAATCCAATCCAAGTCTCCCAAGTTCATGTGCATTTTGGTATATTATTAGGCAAACTGGAGGTCAAGTGACAGCACAGGTTTTGGTTTCCTCACCTGCTGTCTACAGCCAGCTCCAGAAGTGCAGTTATGCTTTGGCACTGCAGAATTCACCAAGTGCTTCAAAGTGAGTGCACAGCCACCATGGAAAAGGAGTCTGGCACTACAAGTCCATCAGGCTGATGGAGGTGTGGTGGTGAGCAAAGTCACAGGAGATGTTTTCTCTGGGTTTTGCTAAATACTAATAAATGTACCTTgttttattcacatttttaatGGATACAGGGGACTAGTATGATATGCAAGGAAATCCCAACAGAAGTCATCTTCAACATTATGGACTTGCACCCAATTACATATGTATTCATTGTCAATTTTCAttagctgaaaaaaattaaggtgAATAAGTGGAACTcactttattcttttaaaaaactataGTATAGTTTTCCCAGCTATTTGTGtaataaaagcaaattaaaccatttaaaatgtttttctgcaaaCAGACTTTTTGTGTACAAAAAATATGTAATACCAAAGAGACAACAAAGGAcaatctttaaaaaagaaaacccaaaaattcagcTACAATATTACTGCAGTAATATTCAAGACAGTTCCAGGCTTTGAGTTTTCTACTTCTCAAACAGAATTCAAACCTTTTAAATAATTCGAATTATGCTCAATATTCAAGGacttgtactttttttttcttttaatatacatatatgtacacacatacaaagaaataaatttaactgaacacaggattAAGAAAAAAGGCAGCCCAAAGAAACATCAATATCTGTATTTAGTGGAATAATCTTTTGGTGATACCACCAAACCTCGACCTTTGCGGGCTCCTCTATAAACAGTTTCTATAATGTCAATCATCTCCTGTTTATCTTCCATTGCCCAGTTGATCTTGTTGTTATTACCTGTACCTAAATCAATCATGATGTGTTTGTTCCTTCaaagaggaagaacaaaaaaaacaggTTAATATGGTATTATAATTCAGCAAGAAGTTTTATACCCCACTCCAAATGCTTTGTAGGATCAAAGGAAGTCCTTATAACATAAACAGGCTTGCAAAACAAGCCTGTTTATGTTATAGTTTAGTCCTCTCACTTAAAACTGACATTTTACTGCcaatttttaaagcaagaatAAGGACTCCAAACACGTCCCCAAAATGGTTACTCAATGCAATTATCCTTCAGCACATTCCTTACTGTTTGTATTTCTTTCCCACTACTGTCTATCTCCAGAGAGATGTCCATGCTTGTCAGTAGAACATTTTATCTCACCAATGCAGAAACCTTAACTccaaaaaaattttattacttttgaTTTATCTTGAAAGCAAGATTGGCAAACTTGACTGCTATGTTACTACTGTTACCAGGCTAATTGGAAAACAAGCCATTTTCCTATAAAATCAGTTTACGCTTCTGTAGAGCAATGTAAATATAGGCATCAGTGTGCTATTATGCATTTGGAAATGATCTGCTGAGACACTCTATTTGACAAACAGAAAGTTTAAATTAGTTATACTCCATAACCATCACATACCTGAAGAAAAACATGACGGTACAGGGGTCATACAACTCGTACATCTTGTTGAAGTCTGGTACTTCAGTGATATCCACAAGATAAATAACAGCGAAGTTTTTAAcctaaacagaagaaaacagaaaatacaaaagcaatATATGTTACCAATTAAAAGACATAAGCTTTTATTATTGTAACatatattttccaaattattaagtcataaaatcagaataaacagccttgcTTTTATTGTTAATCACAACAACCAattaacatgaaaaatatttttcaatacaGCCAAGAAGCTCATTTCACATCCAGTGTCAACCGGAAAGATACTATGCTAAATCAACATCCAGAGAAACAAATGCCCTTTATATAGAACTGAGAACTCACAGTGACATGCACAGCTCTAAACAAGTAGAATAGTTGCTTTGTGCAAGCCAAGCTGACACACATTTTGCCTTTGTCATCAGCTGCTTATAGACTTCAGAAAATTAATGATCTACAATGCCCTGGTGCCTGCCTCCAAGCATTTTCCCCCCTCAATAACATCCAATTTGTCTAAAAAGACTCATTAAATGAAGAGgaaacttttaatttaaaaactggtAGCTTTCTTTGCGAGGTgcaaagctaaaacttaagtGTAGCTGCTAAAGAAATAAGACCTTGATGAGAAGCTATTGTCTGGACAATTCTGGTAAAACTGGCTTTCATTTTGCAGAATTACTCAGATGCAAAAGAATCCCTCCCCTCTACTGTCACAGTCAATGCCTTCATCCCGCAAGAAAACCATGTCACATGTTTGTTTCCTAGATGTAGCACACTTGTCATTAAGTGGAATTAGGGGAAGTTTAGGTTTCTAAACTTAGCTCATAAGTGCACAGGAGAAATTAACACACTCACACACATTACATTCTAAGTCAGAAGTCACCCAAATTGCACAAACATTTAACTGTAAGGTATATTATCAAATGCTTTTGCACTACACCAAGAGTGCACAATTGTGCCTCTCCATCCTCAGTTACCTCCTAACAAAAGTTTGGTCCCTCCCATTTGACTGCCCAGAATTACCAGCCTGAGGTTAACAAAAAAGGTCTAA belongs to Taeniopygia guttata chromosome 2, bTaeGut7.mat, whole genome shotgun sequence and includes:
- the TXNL4A gene encoding thioredoxin-like protein 4A isoform X2; protein product: MYELYDPCTVMFFFRNKHIMIDLGTGNNNKINWAMEDKQEMIDIIETVYRGARKGRGLVVSPKDYSTKYRY
- the TXNL4A gene encoding thioredoxin-like protein 4A isoform X1, producing the protein MSYMLPHLHNGWQVDQAILSEEDRVVVIRFGHDWDPTCMKMDEVLYSIAEKVKNFAVIYLVDITEVPDFNKMYELYDPCTVMFFFRNKHIMIDLGTGNNNKINWAMEDKQEMIDIIETVYRGARKGRGLVVSPKDYSTKYRY